The Gloeobacter morelensis MG652769 genome contains the following window.
CCGGCATCAGTTTTATCGATTCGACTCCACTTGCCGTCTGCCATGTGCGCCGCGTCCACGCCCACAAAGTCTTTGTCGGTCTGGCCGCCTGGGGCAAAAGCTCGGTGGGCTGGTTTTATGGCTTCAAGCTGCATCTGGTGGTGGGCGAGCGCGGCGAATTGCTGGCGATGAGCGTGACGGCTGGGAATACCGACGATCGCAAGCCTGTGCCTGAATTGCTCAAAGACTTGCACGGCAAAGTGTTTGGCGACCGCGGCTATATCAGTGGCAAGCTCGGGAGGCAATTGCGCGAGGATTTCGGTATTGCGCTGATCACCAAGTTGCGGCGCAAGATGACCAATCGGCTGATGGTGATGACGGACAAGCTGCTGTTGCGCAAGCGCGGGATTATCGAAGCGATCAATGACCAGTTGAAGAACATTTCGCAGATAGAGCACACCCGCCATCGCAGCGAAGTGAACTTTTTGGTGAACCTGGTGTGTGGGTTGATTGCCTACTGCCACAAACCGAACAAGCCGTCGGTGGCGTCTGATGCCGACCAGCTCAATGCTTAACCCGAACTGACGTTTGGTTTAATCCGGGTCACTTACTTAGAGATGCTGAAACTGTCGGTACGGCTACTCGTACACTATCTGCGCACAGGAATTGTGCATATTCCATCGTTGTCATAGTTCTATTCTGCAACGCCAACAGGGGTGGCTCACCCACGATTGCAGGCACCACCTGATCCTCAAAGACCGCCTGCTGAAGGCCGCCTCCGAGGAAGGCTATCGGCTACCTGCGGCCAAAGACGACCGATGATACTCCTGCAGAGATTTCACCTCCAGCGGCCCCTTCTGCAGCGCGGCAATGGCCGCCGTGACCGCACGGGCCGCCGCAAGGGTGGTGATCACCGGGATCTTCTGGGCGAGGGCGGTTCTGCGGATCACCTGGGCATCGGTCTGGGCTTCGCTGCCCGAGGGGGTGTTAAACACCAGCTGAATCCGGCGGTTTTTGAGTAAGTCGCCGATGTGGGGACGACCCTCGTGGATTTTGAGCACTTTCTCGACCGCAAGCCCCTGCTCCTGCAAAAAACGCTGGGTGCCCTCGGTGGCAATCACCCGAAAGCCCAGGTCGAGCATCTGCCGAACGATCGGCACAGCCTGGTGCTTGTCGCGGTCGGTGACGGAGATAAACAGGGTGCCCGCCACGGGCAGGCGCTGGCCTGCACCGATCTGGGCTTTGGCGAAAGCGCGGCCAAAGTCGGTGTCGATGCCCATCACCTCGCCGGTCGAACGCATCTCCGGCCCCAAGATCGTGTCGGTGCCGGCGAATTTTTCAAAGGGCAGCACCGCTTCTTTGACGGCGATGTGCTCGGGGATCACTTCCTCGGTAAAACCCAATGCTTCCAGGGTGCGCCCCGCCATCACCCGGGCGGCAATCTTGGCAAGGGGTACCCCGGTCGCCTTGGCCACGAAGGGTACCGTGCGCGAGGCGCGCGGGTTGGCCTCCAGCACATATACCTCGGCACCCTCCCTGTGGGCTTTGACGGCGTACTGGATATTCATCAGTCCCACCACCTTCAGGGCACGGGCCAGTTTGACGGTCCAGTCGCGGATGACGGCCAGCACGCTTTCATCGAGGGTGCGCGTCGGCAGCACGCAGGCCGAGTCGCCGGAGTGGATGCCCGCCTGCTCGATGTGCTCCATGATCCCGCCGATCACCACCCGGCCGGTCCGATCGCAAATAGCGTCCACATCGACTTCGACAGCGTCTTCGAGAAATTTGTCGATCAAAATCGGGCGGTCGGGTTCCACCTGGACGGCGTGGGTCATATAGCGGCCCAATTCTTCGTCGGTGTAAACAATTTCCATCGCCCGCCCCCCCAGCACGTAGCTCGGGCGCACCACCACCGGATAGCCGATGCGGCCGGCCACGGCCACGGCATCGGCGGTGGAGCGGGCCATGCCGTTGGCGGGTTGTCGGATGCCGAGTTGCTGGCACAGCTGCTCGAAGCGCTCGCGGTCCTCGGCGATGTCGATCGAGTCGGGGGAGGTGCCCCAGATGGGCACCCCCGCCTTTTCGAGGGGGACAGCAAGGTTGAGGGGCGTCTGGCCGCCAAACTGGACGATGACGCCTACCGGCTTTTCTGCTTCAACGATGTTAAGCACGTCCTCGCGGGTAAGCGGTTCGAAGTAGAGCCGGTCGCTGGTGTCGTAGTCGGTGGAGACGGTCTCGGGGTTGGAGTTGACCATGATCGTCTCGAAGCCGTCTTCAGAAAGCGCAAAGCAGGCGTGACAGCAGCAGTAGTCGAACTCGATGCCCTGGCCGATGCGGTTGGGGCCGCCCCCCAGAATCATCGCCTTGGGCTTCTCACCGGAAGCAATCTCGGATTCTGAAGCGTAGGTCGAATAGTGGTAGGGCGTGAAGGCCTCGAATTCGGCCGCACAGGTATCGACCGTTTTAAATACCGGCGTCACGCCCAGTTCCTGGCGGGTGGAGCGCACGGTCTGCTCGTCAGTGCCGGTGAGAAAAGCCAGCTGGACGTCGCTGTAGCCTTTTTGCTTGGCTTCGAGCCATTCGGCGGCGGTGAGGGAGACCAGGTCGCGGCCTTGGAAGGCGCGCTCAAAGGCGGCCAGTTCCGCCAGTTTGTCGAGAAACCAGGGATCGATGGCGGTCAGCTCGTGAACCTGTTCGACGCTGAAACCGGCCATCAGCGCCTGGCGGATCTGAAAGATGCGATCGGGGGTGGCGGTGCGCAATTGGCTTTTGAGCGTCTCGGCGTCGGGGATCTCTTCAGAACGGTCGGCACCGAAACCGAAGCGCTTGATCTCCAGCGAGCGCAGCGCCTTTTGCAGCGACTCGCAAAAGGTGCGGCCGATCGCCATCACCTCGCCCACCGAGCGCATGGCGGTGGTGAGTACCGGCTCGGTGCCGGGAAACTTCTCGAAGGCCCAGCGCGGGATCTTGGTGACCACATAGTCGATCGTCGGCTCGAAGCTCGCGGGGGTCTGCTGGGTAATCTCGTTGGTTATTTCGTCCAGGGTGTAGCCCACGGCAAGCTTCGCGGCAATCTTGGCGATCGGGAAGCCGGTGGCCTTAGAGGCGAGGGCCGACGAGCGCGAGACGCGCGGGTTCATCTCGATGACGATCACCCGGCCGCTCTCCGGGTGGACGGCAAATTGAATATTCGACCCGCCCGTCTCGACGCCGATTTCGCGGATCACTTTGATGGCCGCGTCGCGCAGGCGCTGGTACTCTTTGTCCGTCAGGGTCTGGGCCGGGGCGACGGTGATCGAATCGCCCGTGTGCACCCCCATCGGATCAAAATTCTCGATCGAGCAGATAATCACGACGTTGTCGGCCAGATCGCGCATCACCTCCAGTTCATACTCCTTCCAACCCAGGGCCGACTCTTCGACCAGCACCTGGGAGGTGGGAGAAGCGTCCAGGCCGATGCGGATCATCCGCTCGAACTCCTCGCGGTTGTAGGCGATGCCGCCGCCGGTGCCCCCGAGCGTAAAGCTGGGCCTCAAAATCAGCGGAAACGAACCAATCTCCTCGGCCACTACCCGCGCTTCTTCGAAGGTGTGGGCAAAGCCCGAGCGCGGCACCTCCAGGCCGATCTTCTGCATCGCCTGCTTAAATAGCTCGCGGTCCTCGGCTTTTTTGATGGCGGGGAGTTTGGCGCCGATTAGTTCGACGCCGTAGCGATCGAGCACCCCGGATTCGGCCAATTCGACAGTGACGTTGAGCGCCGTCTGGCCCCCCATGGTGGGAAGCAGCGCGTCCGGCCGCTCGCGTTCGATAATGCGCTCGACAAACTCGGCGGTGACCGGCTCGATATAGGTGCGGTCGGCCGTGGCAGGGTCAGTCATGATCGTCGCCGGGTTGGAATTAACCAGAACAATCTCGTACCCTTCCTCGCGCAGCGCTTTGCACGCCTGGGTTCCGGAGTAGTCGAATTCGCAGGCCTGACCGATGACGATCGGTCCGGCGCCAATCAACAGAATCTTGTGAATATCGGTGCGGCGGGGCACAGCGGCGACCTGCAACTAAGCAAACAGTCCTATCTTAGTCCTTCACCTCCACAGCGACGGTGGCCGGCGAACGTCCGGCACCCCCAGATGCCGCACCCGGCCGGACCTAGGATGGTGAGAGCCGCCAGGGTTTAGTCATGGAAAGCTTCGTACTCGATTTTCATTCCGTCGTCGATCTCACAGACGATCAGTTCTTTCGCCTTTGCCAGAAGAACCGGGATTTGCGCATCGAGCGGACAGCCAGCGGAGAAATCATCGTCATGCCCCCCACCGGCGGCGACTCGGGTCATAGCAACTTTCGCCTCAGCCAGCAGCTTGCCAACTGGACCGACGACCATGACGGGCTGGGATTGGGCTTCGATTCGTCGATGGGGTTCAACCTGCCCAACGGTGCCAGCCGTTCTCCGGATGCAGCCTGGGTAGCGCGCACCCGCTGGGAGAGCCTCACACCCGAGCAAAGACAAAAATTTCCACCCCTGTGCCCGGATTTCGTCGTCGAGCTCAAGTCCCCTACCGACCGGCTACGCACCTTGCAGGCCAAGATGTGCGAGTACATAGCCAACGGTGCTGCCCTGGGTTGGCTTATCAATCTCGAAGAGCGCACAGTCGAAATCTACCGGCCCAGAAAGGAAGTAGAGATCCTCATCAAGCCTACCGAAGTCTCAGCGGATCCGCTGTTGCCCAGCTTTGTGCTCCGACTTGCGCCAATCTGGGGGGCATAGATGGCCGCTTTGTTTTGGCACATCTCGGCTGTTCGGATAAAGCATGTACTGTTGTGGAATAACTCGTAGTCAATGCGTGGGGCTTCACACTATACTCAACAGTAGGCTCAATTAAGAATGAATTTTCATTGCAAGGACGGATATGCCGATAGAGCCAGTCAATTCAAATTCTTCCAGCTGGCCGGAGTGGGCTAATCCTGTTTTGCAAGGATTATTTGGACTTGGCTCTGCTTATATGACGGCGTATTTTACCCGGGCAATAGCAGAGTTCAATTTCCGATCATCTTCCAAAGACTTGATTAAGTTTGTTCCGCCAGTCAGGCTCATCTATATTAATCATACTGTGACACCTCCTCTCAAGAGTGGGGAAAAATTTAAATATATAGGTACTACACTTCTTATCTTATTTTGTTTTACTGTTCTTATTGCTTTTCCCTCGATTTTTCCTAAAGAATTTCAAGCTGCAGCCAATACTAACTGGCTGTCCTACGCCAACTATATCGTGACAACACTATTTTGTTTCGCCATATTTATTCTACGAGTCGTCAATTACATTGATTTGGATAAACGGTACGGACCAGAAGCCAGAATTGAGCTTGAATCAGAACATGAGCATGTTTTATTTGTATGCCGCAAAGCCTTAAGAGCGATTGGCGCAAGTGTGACACTTGTTGAAACATTTGAAACGGAGAGTGGTCGTATTGGTGCGAAGGTGAACACTGGGCAAATGTTGATCATAGATGTTACTCGACAAAGTCGAGAGCCTTCAAAAAAGCAAAGGTACATCCTTAATGTAAGGGGAATCACACAAAATGCGCTGCATAGCGAATCCTCCAACAAAGGTAAAACACCAGGAACTGATGGCATTCGTCCCTCTCCAGTCCACGGTCTGAACGTTAGTCGGTTTATTCAAGCTTTGAGCGATCTTGAAAAAAGTGAAAGCTTTGGTGAGGAAGTGTCAGAGCACAAAGTAAAACCAGAAATTGGAAAATTCAAACGCACATTTGGCTCGGCAAAAGGCTTGATCAAAGTTGCCACCGATTTTGACGCACCTTTGCCCGATGACATCATGAAACATTTTGAATGAGCTATCTGCTCGATACCCATGCATTCCTTTGGTTCATTTCTGGTGATACGCGCCTTTCCACAAACGCAAGAACAATCATTGAGAACGAAGGCAATGAGATATATCTCAGCGTAGCCAGTATATGGGAAATATCTATCAAAGCGCGTCTGGGCAGACTCGAACTGATCGGTTCACCGGAGAAAGTGATCCAGGATAATATGGATTCAAACGGATTTATTTGTTTGCCTATCGAAAAGTCTCATGCACTCCAAATCTATAACTTGCCCGACCACCATCGAGATCCCTTCGACAGAATTTTGATTGCACAAAGCCAAGTAGAAAGTTTGATTTTAATAACTACGGATTATCAAATTAAACAGTACAATATCGCCACGATTTGGTAATTTTCCAGTGGCTGCTTTGATGGTTGTCGGCACCTCCTCCCACGCGGGCAAGTCGCTTCTGGTGACGGCGCTGGGTCGCCTGTTCTACCGGCGCGGGGTCAAAGTCGCTCCCTTCAAAGGCCAGAATATGGCCCTCAATGCCTACGTCACCGCCGAAGGCCACGAAATCGGCCACGCCCAGGCGGTGCAGGCTTGGGCCTGCGGGTTGGAGCCCAGCGTGGCGATGAATCCGATTTTGCTCAAGCCCCAGGGCAATATGACCAGCCAGGTGATCTTGAAGGGTAGGCCCGCCGGGGTGTGCGGGGCCGTCGATTACTACCGCGACTACTTCGAACCTGGCTGGCAGGCGGTGGTGGAGGCACTTGTCGAGTTGCAGTCGCAGTACGAACTGGTGATCTGCGAGGGAGCGGGCAGTCCGGCGGAGGTCAACCTGCGCCACCGGGATCTGACCAACATGCGCGTCGCATTGCACCTGGGAGCGCCCACGCTGCTGGTCACCGACATCGACCGGGGAGGCGCCCTTGCTCACGTCGTCGGTACTTTGCAGGTGCTGCCCTCCGAGGAGCGCGCCCTCATCAAAGGCATCGTGATCAACAAGTTTCGCGGTTCGCTTGCACTGTTGCAGCCGGGCCTCGACTGGCTTGCCCAATACACCGGCGTGCCGGTGGTGGGTGTGCTGCCGTGGCTGGAGATAGCCCTGCCCGAGGAAGATTCAATGGGTTTGTTCGATCGGCGTGGATCGCGCCAACAGGCGCAACTGGAGATAGTTGTGATCCGCCTGCCGCGCATCGCCAATTTCACGGATTTCGACGCCTTGGAAGCAGAACCCACCGTCCGGGTGCGCTACGTGAGCCCCGACGGACAACTGGGCCATCCAGACGCGATCATCCTGCCGGGATCAAAAGCCACCATCGCCGACTTGCTTACCCTCGAAGCGAGCGGTATGGCTGCGCAAATCCGGGCTTATCCGGGAGTGATCCTGGGAATCTGCGGCGGTCTGCAGATGCTGGGAAGAACCATCGACGATCCTGAAGGATTTGAAGGCCGCCCCGGCCGCTATCTCGGCCTTGGACTCATCAAGGCCACAACTGTTTTCGATTCGCTCAAGACCACCCGGCAGGTGCAGGTCGAATCGCGTCTGCCGGCCGGCGAGTCCGTCGTCGGTTACGAAATTCATCAGGGGCAGACAGCCTTTGATCCTACCCTCGAAGCGCTGTTTGCCGATCCCCAGCTCGGAGTGGTCAGCAGTAATCGCCGCGTCTGGGGTACCTACTTACACGGCCTGTTGGACAACCACGCCTGGCGTCGCCACTGGCTCAACACGCTTCGGGAGCGCCGGGGATTGCCACCCCTCCCTATGCTGAGCGGCCATTACCGCGAACAGCGCGAGGAGATGTTCGAGCGTCTCGCCGACGCCTGGGAACCCCATCTGCCGATCGATGGGTTTGCCCAGTTGGCCGGGTTTGCCTCCCAGGTGTAACAAGCGATTAATGCTCCCATCTATTCTGTTTGCATATTTTGTTGCTGTGGGCAGCGAGAAAAGAGAAAAACTTCTCAGGAATATCTTGACAAAAATATATTCTTCGCATAGGCTCTGGAGGAGCAACTCTCTGCAGGTAGGCCATGGAAGAAAAGTATTTTCTTCAGAACGAGTCAGATAGCAGTGGAGATGCCGCCTACATCGGTACATTGGGTGAAGAAGGCGCACAAGTTAATGCTTTCAGCCAGAACGGTGAGTACAGCTATGGTAGCGACGGCAACCAGAATGTGTTGTGGGATCAGGGCAGCGACTACTACAGCGCGCAAAATCTGTATGCAAGCGAGGACGGCAGTAGTCTTGACAGTGGCACTGGCAGTACCAACTTCGGCAACTTTGAGAACGCATGGATAAGCGGCTCAGCGAGTCTATTCGACAATGAACAAGACATTGACACCAACTCAGATGTCTATGACAGCATTGCCCAGGGAGTGAGTGGTCTCGATTTTGACTTCGACAGCTTCTCCGATGCAAATGGCACGGTGTCCGCTACCAACGCGGATAGTCCGAACAGCAACTACCCAGGCACAGATACTTACGGCGCGATGAACGACGATGGCTATAGACTACTACCGGGGGCCAGCGCCGTCACCGGCTCAGCTATCCCTCAATTCGAACAAGCAGCTACTGACCAAGATCTACCACTCGCTGCAGACGAACTACCCGTTGTTGACGCGCAAATTGAAGTTGAAAACGATATCCACGCGCTTTTGGTAAGCAGCGGCGAACAAGCGTCGATGGCCTTCTCGCTACCACAGGATGCCAGTGCAGATTTTATGAACGATTCCAGCGTGATGGCTATTGCCAAGTGGGATGAATTGGGTGGTAGTTCGAATGGGCAAACTGATAGTTGGAACGCTGACGAACTGGATGTAATCGCAGGCAGGCTACCTGCAGGTCCAAACGGCTATCCGGACGATAAGACCTGCAGGCTGGCGCATGAGTTGGAACAAAAATATCCGGATACACCACAACAGAAACGCAGAGAAGAGGAGCGTAGGTCGATGGAGCAGATAACTTATCCAGGAGCAGGCGGTATGCTGGGCACCATTGTCGGCAGCGGCCTGACAGGTGCGGCGGCAGCCTCTGCAGCGGGTCCCTTAGGTGGTGGAATCGGTGGACTCGTCGGGGGTGCAATAGGTGGGCTCGCCGGTACAATAGCTGGTGAACAGGCGCGCCAGGATAAAGTGTGGGTTGAGGATGCCTACAAACATTGTGAAGAACAAGGAACCCAAGCACCCTGGACTAGACCAGAATCCCCACGATAGGCGATGCAAACGTTGGATGCATTAAAGCCGGAGTTTTTTGGCTGGGCCATTATCAATGGAGCCCTGATCGCAGTTGCGACTCAGCTGGCCTGGGCTCAAGCAGGCCTCAAGTGGTACAAATCGGTTGTCATTGTTGCTTTGCTTGTCGCACTACTGGCTGCAGGATGGAGCAGCTGGCTGAATCCGAGAGGGACAGCGTTCTCCGTGGGGCTGTTTGTCTGTGCTATGGCTATTCTCTGGCCGCTGTACAGGCGATTATTTTCAGCACGATGGTAACGAGCGTCTCGCCGACGCTGGGAACCCCATCTGCCGATCGATGGGTTTGCCCAGTGGGCCAGGTTCGCCTCCTAGGTGTAATGAATGATTGATTGATGCTCCTATCTATTTGCATACTGTCGTTGCTTTGCGCAGCGAGAAAAGAGAAAAATTTCTCAGAGATATCTTGACAAAAATATATTCTTCGTATAAATTCCGGGGGAGGGATCCTCTGCAGGTGGACCGTGGAAGAGGAGTATGTCTTTCAGAGCGAGCCAGATAGCAGTGGAGATGCCAGCTACATCGGCACATTTGGTGAAAAAGGCGCACAAGTTGAGGCTTTCAGCCAGAACGGCGAGTACAGCTACGGTAGCGACGACAACCAGAATGTGTTGTGGGATCAAAGCAGCGACGACTACGGCGCACAAAATCTGTATGCAAGCGAGGACGGCAGTAGTCTTGACGGTGGCAGTGGCAGTACCAACTTCGGCAACTTTGAGAACGCATGGATGAGCGGATCAGCGAGTCTGTTCGACGATCAGCAAGACACAGATTCCAATCCAGATGTTTACGACGGCATTGCCCAGGGAGTGAGTAGTGTCGATTTCGGCTTCGATACTTACGGCGCGATCAGCGACGATGGTTACGGGCGGCCACCGGGAGCCGACAGTTTTACGGACTTGCTTGCAGGTAAGCCGAAAAGCCAAGGAGAAGAACGCTTACAGTTCGATGTGTACGGCAATATTCAAGGTGACGGACTGGAAGCGCCAACCATTCCTAATGGTGGAACTCCTATGGAGACCCTCAACCCGAGAGGATATCCGACTGACCAAGAGTGCCGGGATTTGTACTGGAACGAGCAATCTGACTTGAGAAATGGCTTTGAGAAGCGGGAAGAAGAACATCAAAAAAGCATGGAGCAGGCAATGTACCCAACTGCTGGAGGCATCATAGGGAGTACTATCGGCAGCGCTATTGGAAAAGTTCCTGGAATGATCATCGGCACTTTGGCAGGGACCTATTTGGGCGAGAAGATTCGGCAGGGCAAACAAGATCTTGACGATGCACAGGATTACTGCCGTGAACATGGCAAACACGCGCCTTATGTGGAGTTCGATTATGAGGGTGGGCCTTCTCCTGAACAGGCAGGGCCGCCAGCTCCAAATCCAAAACAGTCCAATAAATAACCTATGGATCTAGATCTCATCAAGCCAGAATTCATTGGATGGGCTGTTGCTAACGGCGGTACAATTTCCGTCGCAACCCAGATAGCTAAAGCTCAAACGGGGCAACCCTGGAGCAAAACAGTAATAGCTTTCTCTGTCCTGGTGATAATTTTGGCTTCAGGGTTTAGCGCCCTTCGTAGTCCTCTAGGAACGGTAGTCACCGTCAGTGGTTCTGCCCTTGTCGTAATTCTCCTCTGGC
Protein-coding sequences here:
- a CDS encoding type II toxin-antitoxin system VapC family toxin — its product is MSYLLDTHAFLWFISGDTRLSTNARTIIENEGNEIYLSVASIWEISIKARLGRLELIGSPEKVIQDNMDSNGFICLPIEKSHALQIYNLPDHHRDPFDRILIAQSQVESLILITTDYQIKQYNIATIW
- a CDS encoding DUF2281 domain-containing protein, which encodes MPIEPVNSNSSSWPEWANPVLQGLFGLGSAYMTAYFTRAIAEFNFRSSSKDLIKFVPPVRLIYINHTVTPPLKSGEKFKYIGTTLLILFCFTVLIAFPSIFPKEFQAAANTNWLSYANYIVTTLFCFAIFILRVVNYIDLDKRYGPEARIELESEHEHVLFVCRKALRAIGASVTLVETFETESGRIGAKVNTGQMLIIDVTRQSREPSKKQRYILNVRGITQNALHSESSNKGKTPGTDGIRPSPVHGLNVSRFIQALSDLEKSESFGEEVSEHKVKPEIGKFKRTFGSAKGLIKVATDFDAPLPDDIMKHFE
- the carB gene encoding carbamoyl-phosphate synthase large subunit; protein product: MPRRTDIHKILLIGAGPIVIGQACEFDYSGTQACKALREEGYEIVLVNSNPATIMTDPATADRTYIEPVTAEFVERIIERERPDALLPTMGGQTALNVTVELAESGVLDRYGVELIGAKLPAIKKAEDRELFKQAMQKIGLEVPRSGFAHTFEEARVVAEEIGSFPLILRPSFTLGGTGGGIAYNREEFERMIRIGLDASPTSQVLVEESALGWKEYELEVMRDLADNVVIICSIENFDPMGVHTGDSITVAPAQTLTDKEYQRLRDAAIKVIREIGVETGGSNIQFAVHPESGRVIVIEMNPRVSRSSALASKATGFPIAKIAAKLAVGYTLDEITNEITQQTPASFEPTIDYVVTKIPRWAFEKFPGTEPVLTTAMRSVGEVMAIGRTFCESLQKALRSLEIKRFGFGADRSEEIPDAETLKSQLRTATPDRIFQIRQALMAGFSVEQVHELTAIDPWFLDKLAELAAFERAFQGRDLVSLTAAEWLEAKQKGYSDVQLAFLTGTDEQTVRSTRQELGVTPVFKTVDTCAAEFEAFTPYHYSTYASESEIASGEKPKAMILGGGPNRIGQGIEFDYCCCHACFALSEDGFETIMVNSNPETVSTDYDTSDRLYFEPLTREDVLNIVEAEKPVGVIVQFGGQTPLNLAVPLEKAGVPIWGTSPDSIDIAEDRERFEQLCQQLGIRQPANGMARSTADAVAVAGRIGYPVVVRPSYVLGGRAMEIVYTDEELGRYMTHAVQVEPDRPILIDKFLEDAVEVDVDAICDRTGRVVIGGIMEHIEQAGIHSGDSACVLPTRTLDESVLAVIRDWTVKLARALKVVGLMNIQYAVKAHREGAEVYVLEANPRASRTVPFVAKATGVPLAKIAARVMAGRTLEALGFTEEVIPEHIAVKEAVLPFEKFAGTDTILGPEMRSTGEVMGIDTDFGRAFAKAQIGAGQRLPVAGTLFISVTDRDKHQAVPIVRQMLDLGFRVIATEGTQRFLQEQGLAVEKVLKIHEGRPHIGDLLKNRRIQLVFNTPSGSEAQTDAQVIRRTALAQKIPVITTLAAARAVTAAIAALQKGPLEVKSLQEYHRSSLAAGSR
- a CDS encoding cobyric acid synthase — encoded protein: MVVGTSSHAGKSLLVTALGRLFYRRGVKVAPFKGQNMALNAYVTAEGHEIGHAQAVQAWACGLEPSVAMNPILLKPQGNMTSQVILKGRPAGVCGAVDYYRDYFEPGWQAVVEALVELQSQYELVICEGAGSPAEVNLRHRDLTNMRVALHLGAPTLLVTDIDRGGALAHVVGTLQVLPSEERALIKGIVINKFRGSLALLQPGLDWLAQYTGVPVVGVLPWLEIALPEEDSMGLFDRRGSRQQAQLEIVVIRLPRIANFTDFDALEAEPTVRVRYVSPDGQLGHPDAIILPGSKATIADLLTLEASGMAAQIRAYPGVILGICGGLQMLGRTIDDPEGFEGRPGRYLGLGLIKATTVFDSLKTTRQVQVESRLPAGESVVGYEIHQGQTAFDPTLEALFADPQLGVVSSNRRVWGTYLHGLLDNHAWRRHWLNTLRERRGLPPLPMLSGHYREQREEMFERLADAWEPHLPIDGFAQLAGFASQV
- a CDS encoding Uma2 family endonuclease translates to MESFVLDFHSVVDLTDDQFFRLCQKNRDLRIERTASGEIIVMPPTGGDSGHSNFRLSQQLANWTDDHDGLGLGFDSSMGFNLPNGASRSPDAAWVARTRWESLTPEQRQKFPPLCPDFVVELKSPTDRLRTLQAKMCEYIANGAALGWLINLEERTVEIYRPRKEVEILIKPTEVSADPLLPSFVLRLAPIWGA
- a CDS encoding DUF456 domain-containing protein, coding for MEEEYVFQSEPDSSGDASYIGTFGEKGAQVEAFSQNGEYSYGSDDNQNVLWDQSSDDYGAQNLYASEDGSSLDGGSGSTNFGNFENAWMSGSASLFDDQQDTDSNPDVYDGIAQGVSSVDFGFDTYGAISDDGYGRPPGADSFTDLLAGKPKSQGEERLQFDVYGNIQGDGLEAPTIPNGGTPMETLNPRGYPTDQECRDLYWNEQSDLRNGFEKREEEHQKSMEQAMYPTAGGIIGSTIGSAIGKVPGMIIGTLAGTYLGEKIRQGKQDLDDAQDYCREHGKHAPYVEFDYEGGPSPEQAGPPAPNPKQSNK